From a region of the Pseudoxanthomonas sp. X-1 genome:
- a CDS encoding phosphatase PAP2 family protein translates to MQMPAVSRPRASLAARFHPDLLLWGPLCAAAVAIALLQGAGGDLWLADHVYAWEGGRWALQHAWATETLVHQWGKRADVVAWLTLAALRIVLSREPSTRAWWRPLDYLLVASLAGPLLVSWMKSWTDVDCPWDLARYGGTHAYVELLQSRPAGYGPGQCFPAGHASAAYGWVALFFGLGAVRPRWGRIGLAAALGAGLLFGLSQQLRGAHFASHDIAAVAVCWTVAWVLARLMLPRMDATA, encoded by the coding sequence ATGCAGATGCCCGCCGTTTCCCGCCCGCGCGCGTCGTTGGCCGCCCGCTTCCATCCCGATCTGCTGCTGTGGGGCCCGCTGTGTGCGGCGGCCGTGGCCATCGCGCTCTTGCAGGGCGCCGGCGGCGATCTGTGGCTGGCCGACCATGTCTACGCCTGGGAAGGCGGGCGCTGGGCGCTGCAGCACGCCTGGGCGACCGAGACGCTGGTGCACCAGTGGGGCAAGCGCGCCGACGTGGTGGCCTGGCTGACCCTGGCGGCGCTGCGCATCGTGCTGTCGCGCGAGCCCTCGACCCGCGCCTGGTGGCGGCCGCTGGACTATCTGCTGGTCGCCTCGCTGGCCGGGCCGCTGCTGGTGTCGTGGATGAAGTCTTGGACCGACGTGGACTGCCCCTGGGACCTGGCCCGTTACGGCGGCACGCACGCGTACGTGGAGCTGTTGCAGTCGCGTCCGGCGGGCTATGGCCCGGGCCAGTGCTTTCCGGCCGGGCATGCCAGCGCCGCCTATGGCTGGGTGGCGCTGTTCTTCGGCCTGGGCGCGGTGCGGCCGCGCTGGGGCCGGATCGGCCTGGCGGCGGCGCTGGGCGCGGGCCTGCTGTTCGGGCTGAGCCAGCAGCTGCGCGGGGCGCACTTCGCCTCGCACGACATCGCCGCGGTGGCGGTGTGCTGGACGGTGGCCTGGGTGCTGGCGCGGCTGATGCTGCCCCGCATGGACGCCACGGCTTGA
- a CDS encoding ABC transporter permease, which yields MHQFLEFLRFELKLRFKSPSTYVYFFMWAAFAFLCVASENFGPVSSQSGKVMLNGPWAMGYNMFGACMFGMIVMAAIFGTSILRDFQRDTFQLLFTKPVSRLSYLGGRWSGSMLVTLFAFSGLLVGAWLGTHAPWADQARIGPNHLLWYLQPFLAIVVVQVFFIGALFFAVAALTRSLFVVYVQGVALFVLYLIGITAFSATRSTEHFWSGILDPIGLQLTRVVSGYWSVVERNSWLFPLDTTSGYAPGVFLYNRLLWLGFGAVVLAVLAVLFPMSVEALGARSQGRRAAKLRTLEQVQGAPARTQIATRLPVVHPRDDLGTRWRQFLALAGLRTRAILKAVPFWALCGVLFAFIVNNGYYAGRMSGTDVWPVTYLMLESVEGNAYLFLVIVTALYAGELVWRERDVRFDGIFDALPLRPLPDAASKLAALTAAQAVMLLLSMLGGVLMQTVLGYHHYEPLLYFKELFVLILPQLVGFSMLALFVQTVVPNKFLGHAIVIGLWVIVPILYNFGLENTLYLPGATPGFTYSDMNGYGHYVPALFWSILYWLAIFAALGVLSMALARRGAETGLRRRIGAALRRPSGWLPATLACLCVAAAAGGWYYYNTHVLNEFLSSKDRRAIQADYERRFKRYQNVPLPKVTAVDTAVEIYPERRSFEATGTYTLQNRGSVPVTQLHFTDINQSLRELSFDRPAHLVSRAPRGLYVIYALDTPLQPGQTMTLHFKVGHDSRGFTDGRVTDFSGGDAGGKFAYNGTFFDLEFFPVLGYQPGHELDDPRRRREQGLGPQQEMARRGDPVQSRINLFSPNADWISFRAVVGTSGDQTALAPGYLQKEWRKDGRRYFEYSMGQQPMQNFFAFVSGRYAVHKEVYPGKEGPINLEVYYHPGHAWNIGTLLASSRAGLAYNEAHFSPFQFRQYRILEYPRYRSFAQSFPNTVPFSEALGFIQRRRKDDDVDFAYFITTHELGHQWWGHQLIGGNVEGSNMMSETLAEYSALMALKHQYGQDYMRKVLRTELDSYLRGRTRELRRERPLVLVQNEPYVWYNKGGLLMYTLADYMGEDKVNAALRDLLLRRRYANADPADGRDGSYPDTREFVAALRAQAPADLQAFIDDSFERIVLYDNRARSATARKLADGRYQVTLQVQAGKAQADGDGNETPAPMDDLVEVGVFEGAAGKEKPLAVQRVRLGAGQRDFTFTVDRLPTRAGIDPYNKLVDRIAEDNLVDVSLQ from the coding sequence ATGCACCAGTTCCTCGAGTTCCTGCGCTTCGAGCTGAAGCTGCGCTTCAAGAGTCCGTCCACCTACGTCTACTTCTTCATGTGGGCGGCGTTCGCGTTCCTGTGCGTGGCCTCGGAGAACTTCGGGCCGGTGTCCAGCCAGAGCGGCAAGGTGATGCTCAACGGGCCCTGGGCGATGGGCTACAACATGTTCGGCGCGTGCATGTTCGGCATGATCGTGATGGCCGCGATCTTCGGCACCTCGATCCTGCGCGACTTCCAGCGCGACACCTTCCAGCTGCTGTTCACCAAGCCGGTGTCGCGGCTGTCGTACCTGGGCGGGCGCTGGTCGGGCTCGATGCTGGTCACCCTGTTCGCCTTCTCCGGCCTGCTGGTCGGGGCCTGGCTGGGCACCCACGCGCCGTGGGCCGACCAGGCGCGCATCGGGCCGAACCATCTGCTCTGGTACCTGCAGCCCTTCCTCGCCATCGTGGTGGTGCAGGTGTTCTTCATCGGCGCGCTGTTCTTCGCCGTGGCGGCGCTGACCCGCAGCCTGTTCGTGGTCTACGTGCAGGGCGTGGCGCTGTTCGTGCTGTACCTGATCGGCATCACCGCGTTCTCGGCCACGCGCTCCACCGAGCATTTCTGGTCGGGCATCCTGGACCCCATCGGCCTGCAGCTGACGCGCGTGGTCAGCGGCTACTGGTCGGTGGTGGAGCGCAACAGCTGGCTGTTCCCGCTGGACACCACCAGCGGCTACGCGCCGGGCGTGTTCCTCTACAACCGGCTGCTGTGGCTCGGCTTCGGCGCGGTCGTGCTGGCGGTGCTGGCGGTGCTGTTCCCGATGTCGGTGGAGGCGCTGGGCGCGCGCTCGCAGGGGCGCCGCGCGGCCAAGCTGCGCACCCTGGAACAGGTGCAGGGTGCGCCGGCGCGCACGCAGATCGCCACCCGGCTGCCGGTGGTGCATCCGCGCGACGACCTGGGCACGCGCTGGCGCCAGTTCCTGGCGCTGGCCGGGCTGCGCACGCGCGCGATCCTCAAGGCGGTGCCGTTCTGGGCGCTGTGCGGCGTGCTGTTCGCCTTCATCGTCAACAACGGCTACTACGCCGGACGCATGAGCGGCACCGACGTGTGGCCGGTGACCTATCTGATGCTCGAATCGGTGGAGGGCAACGCCTACCTGTTCCTGGTCATCGTCACCGCGCTGTACGCCGGCGAGCTGGTCTGGCGCGAGCGCGACGTGCGCTTCGACGGCATCTTCGACGCGCTGCCGCTGCGGCCGCTGCCCGATGCCGCCTCCAAGCTGGCGGCCCTCACCGCCGCGCAGGCGGTGATGCTGCTGCTGTCGATGCTCGGCGGCGTGCTGATGCAGACCGTGCTGGGCTACCACCACTACGAGCCGCTGCTGTACTTCAAGGAACTGTTCGTGCTGATCCTGCCGCAGCTGGTGGGCTTCTCGATGCTGGCGCTGTTCGTGCAGACGGTGGTGCCCAACAAGTTCCTGGGCCACGCCATCGTGATCGGCCTGTGGGTGATCGTGCCGATCCTGTACAACTTCGGGCTGGAGAACACGCTGTACCTGCCGGGCGCGACGCCGGGCTTCACCTATTCGGACATGAACGGCTACGGGCACTACGTGCCGGCGCTGTTCTGGTCGATCCTGTACTGGCTGGCGATCTTCGCCGCGCTGGGCGTGCTGTCCATGGCCCTGGCCCGGCGCGGCGCCGAGACCGGCCTGCGCCGGCGCATCGGCGCGGCGCTGCGGCGGCCGTCCGGCTGGCTGCCGGCGACCCTGGCCTGCCTGTGCGTGGCCGCCGCGGCCGGCGGCTGGTACTACTACAACACCCATGTGCTCAACGAGTTCCTGAGCAGCAAGGACCGGCGCGCGATCCAGGCCGACTACGAGCGCCGGTTCAAGCGCTACCAGAACGTGCCGCTGCCCAAGGTCACGGCGGTGGATACGGCGGTGGAGATCTATCCGGAGCGCCGTTCGTTCGAGGCCACCGGCACCTACACCCTGCAGAACCGCGGCAGCGTGCCGGTGACCCAGCTGCACTTCACCGACATCAACCAGTCGCTGCGCGAACTGTCCTTCGACCGCCCCGCCCATCTGGTGAGCCGCGCGCCGCGCGGGCTGTACGTGATCTACGCACTGGACACGCCGCTGCAGCCGGGGCAGACGATGACCCTGCACTTCAAGGTGGGCCACGACAGCCGCGGCTTCACCGACGGCCGGGTCACCGACTTCTCCGGCGGCGATGCCGGCGGCAAGTTCGCCTACAACGGCACGTTCTTCGACCTGGAGTTCTTCCCGGTCCTGGGCTATCAGCCGGGCCACGAGCTGGACGATCCGCGCCGCCGCCGCGAACAGGGCCTGGGGCCGCAGCAGGAGATGGCCAGGCGCGGCGACCCGGTGCAGTCCAGGATCAACCTGTTCAGTCCCAACGCCGACTGGATCAGCTTCCGCGCGGTGGTCGGCACCAGCGGCGACCAGACCGCGCTGGCGCCGGGCTACCTGCAGAAGGAATGGCGCAAGGACGGCCGCCGCTACTTCGAGTACAGCATGGGCCAGCAGCCCATGCAGAACTTCTTCGCCTTCGTCTCCGGGCGCTACGCGGTGCACAAGGAGGTCTATCCCGGCAAGGAGGGGCCGATCAACCTGGAGGTCTACTACCACCCGGGCCACGCCTGGAACATCGGCACCCTGCTGGCGTCCTCGCGCGCGGGCCTGGCCTACAACGAGGCGCATTTCAGCCCGTTCCAGTTCCGCCAGTACCGCATCCTGGAGTATCCGCGCTACCGCAGCTTCGCCCAGTCCTTCCCCAACACCGTGCCGTTCTCCGAAGCGCTGGGCTTCATCCAGCGCCGGCGCAAGGACGACGATGTGGACTTCGCGTACTTCATCACCACCCACGAGCTGGGCCATCAGTGGTGGGGCCACCAGCTGATCGGCGGCAACGTGGAGGGCTCGAACATGATGTCCGAGACCCTGGCCGAGTACTCGGCGCTGATGGCGCTCAAGCACCAGTACGGGCAGGACTACATGCGCAAGGTGCTGCGCACCGAGCTGGACAGCTACCTGCGCGGGCGGACCCGCGAGCTGCGTCGCGAGCGGCCGCTGGTGCTGGTCCAGAACGAGCCCTACGTCTGGTACAACAAGGGCGGCCTGCTGATGTACACCCTGGCCGACTACATGGGCGAGGACAAGGTCAACGCGGCGCTGCGCGACCTGTTGCTGCGTCGCCGCTACGCCAACGCCGATCCGGCCGACGGGCGCGACGGCAGCTACCCCGATACCCGCGAGTTCGTGGCCGCGCTGCGCGCGCAGGCACCGGCGGACCTGCAGGCCTTCATCGACGACAGCTTCGAGCGGATCGTGCTCTACGACAACCGCGCGCGCTCGGCCACGGCGCGCAAGCTGGCCGACGGTCGCTACCAGGTGACCCTGCAGGTGCAGGCCGGCAAGGCTCAGGCCGACGGTGACGGCAACGAGACGCCGGCGCCGATGGACGACCTGGTCGAGGTTGGCGTGTTCGAGGGCGCGGCCGGCAAGGAGAAGCCGCTGGCCGTGCAGCGCGTGCGGCTGGGCGCGGGCCAGCGCGACTTCACCTTCACCGTGGACCGCCTGCCCACGCGCGCCGGCATCGACCCGTACAACAAGCTGGTCGACCGCATCGCCGAGGACAACCTGGTGGACGTCTCGCTGCAGTAG
- a CDS encoding HAMP domain-containing sensor histidine kinase, which produces MARRSSLRARLLRWALVYLVVVTAAVVIGGEIVNEHAERQVWRSLMRSDLQHFVERRRADPGYNWIDDPAEHMYFLQRDANVPPALARLKPGLHDDFLIGGIKHVVLVEDTQFGRLALALDLTRFEGVEGWVTFSTVMTAAVAIIIFGLLMALGLGRAVQPLSAMARQIAGLRPDATQARIDVPADASEELRVIGEAFNGYLERNARFVERERAFIDSASHELRTPVAVIAGANDLALEHPELPPAVRAPLLRVRRTARKVEQLISLLLVLAKDPSRLTRNADLVALQDLIPEVVADHQHLTEGRDLELVVAPMTECVIHAPLAIVQAAIGNLLRNAVENSDRGRIEVGLEPGATVVIRDPGHGMSPEEISAVYSRMARGGGRDGGGIGLDLIARLCEHLGWQLRIESDLGRGTVARLRFCAED; this is translated from the coding sequence ATGGCGCGTAGATCCTCGCTGCGCGCGCGCCTGCTGCGCTGGGCGCTGGTGTACCTGGTGGTGGTCACCGCCGCGGTGGTCATCGGCGGGGAGATCGTCAACGAGCATGCCGAGCGCCAGGTCTGGCGCTCGCTGATGCGCTCGGACCTGCAGCACTTCGTCGAGCGGCGCCGCGCCGATCCGGGCTACAACTGGATCGACGATCCGGCCGAGCACATGTACTTCCTGCAGCGCGACGCCAACGTGCCGCCGGCGCTGGCCAGGCTCAAGCCCGGGCTGCACGACGACTTCCTCATCGGCGGCATCAAGCACGTGGTGCTGGTGGAGGACACCCAGTTCGGGCGGCTGGCCCTGGCCCTGGACCTGACCCGCTTCGAGGGCGTCGAGGGTTGGGTCACCTTCTCCACGGTGATGACCGCGGCGGTGGCGATCATCATCTTCGGCCTGCTGATGGCCCTCGGCCTGGGCCGGGCGGTGCAGCCGCTGAGCGCGATGGCGCGACAGATCGCCGGGCTGCGCCCGGACGCGACCCAGGCGCGCATCGACGTGCCGGCCGACGCCAGCGAGGAGCTGCGCGTGATCGGCGAGGCGTTCAACGGTTACCTGGAGCGCAATGCGCGCTTCGTCGAGCGCGAGCGCGCCTTCATCGACAGCGCCAGCCACGAGCTGCGCACCCCGGTGGCGGTGATCGCCGGCGCCAACGACCTGGCGCTGGAACACCCGGAACTGCCGCCGGCCGTGCGCGCGCCGCTGCTGCGCGTGCGCCGCACCGCGCGCAAGGTCGAGCAGCTGATCTCGCTGCTGCTGGTGCTGGCCAAGGACCCGTCGCGGCTGACGCGCAACGCCGACCTGGTCGCGCTGCAGGACCTGATCCCCGAGGTGGTGGCCGATCACCAGCACCTGACCGAGGGCCGCGACCTGGAGCTGGTGGTCGCGCCCATGACCGAGTGCGTGATCCACGCACCGCTGGCCATCGTCCAGGCCGCCATCGGCAACCTGCTGCGCAACGCGGTGGAGAACAGCGACCGCGGCCGCATCGAGGTGGGCCTGGAACCCGGCGCCACCGTGGTCATCCGCGACCCCGGGCACGGCATGTCGCCCGAGGAGATCAGCGCCGTCTACAGCCGCATGGCGCGCGGCGGCGGCCGCGACGGCGGCGGCATCGGCCTGGACCTGATCGCCCGCCTGTGCGAACACCTGGGCTGGCAGCTGCGGATCGAGTCGGACCTCGGGCGCGGCACGGTGGCCCGGCTGCGGTTCTGCGCGGAAGATTAG
- the zapE gene encoding cell division protein ZapE: MDLLPSRRYAQGARAGQWSDDPAQHAALAELDRIHTELCDEAQDGFLDRLSAFWKKPQAVRGLYFWGGVGRGKTFLVDLFYEGLPIRQKRRIHFHRFMRDIHDKLREHAGQADPLARIAQDWKDSLRVLVLDEFFVTDIGDAMLLGRLLERLFAQGVTLVTTSNTAPENLYKDGLQRERFLPAIDLLVRHCVVLYAEGEQDYRLRALTRSPVYRAPLDADSEAWLAGRWQELAGAAAQRDEIQIDGRSIAMRGRSKDLAWFDFAELCEGPRAASDYIALATEFQTLLVGGIPTFDRMNEDAARRFVNLIDEVYDRHVKLVCTAAALPVALYAGTRLAGAFERTASRLIEMQSAEYLATAHRG; encoded by the coding sequence GTGGACCTGTTGCCCTCGCGGCGGTACGCGCAGGGCGCCCGGGCCGGGCAGTGGAGCGACGATCCGGCCCAGCACGCGGCCCTGGCCGAGCTGGACCGCATCCACACCGAGCTGTGCGACGAGGCGCAGGACGGCTTCCTGGACCGGCTCTCGGCGTTCTGGAAGAAGCCCCAGGCCGTGCGCGGCCTGTACTTCTGGGGCGGCGTGGGGCGCGGCAAGACCTTCCTGGTGGACCTGTTCTACGAAGGCCTGCCGATCCGGCAGAAGCGGCGCATCCACTTCCACCGCTTCATGCGCGACATCCACGACAAGCTGCGCGAGCACGCCGGCCAGGCCGATCCGCTGGCGCGCATCGCCCAGGACTGGAAGGATTCCTTGCGCGTGCTGGTGCTGGACGAGTTCTTCGTCACCGACATCGGCGATGCGATGCTGCTGGGTCGCCTGCTCGAGCGCCTGTTCGCCCAGGGCGTGACCCTGGTGACCACCTCCAACACCGCGCCCGAGAACCTCTACAAGGACGGGCTACAGCGCGAGCGCTTCCTGCCGGCGATCGACCTGCTGGTGCGGCACTGCGTGGTGCTGTACGCCGAAGGCGAGCAGGACTATCGCCTGCGCGCGCTGACCCGCTCGCCGGTGTATCGCGCGCCGCTGGATGCCGACAGCGAGGCCTGGCTGGCCGGGCGCTGGCAGGAGCTGGCCGGCGCCGCGGCGCAGCGCGACGAGATCCAGATCGACGGCCGCTCCATCGCCATGCGGGGTCGCAGCAAGGACCTGGCCTGGTTCGACTTCGCCGAACTGTGCGAGGGCCCGCGCGCGGCCAGCGACTACATCGCGCTGGCGACCGAGTTCCAGACCCTGCTGGTGGGCGGCATCCCGACCTTCGACCGCATGAACGAGGACGCGGCGCGCCGCTTCGTCAACCTGATCGACGAGGTCTACGACCGCCACGTCAAGCTGGTCTGCACCGCGGCGGCCTTGCCAGTCGCGCTGTATGCGGGCACGCGCCTGGCGGGGGCGTTCGAGCGCACCGCCTCGCGGCTGATCGAAATGCAGAGCGCCGAGTATCTGGCGACCGCGCATCGCGGGTAG
- a CDS encoding alpha/beta fold hydrolase: protein MSLPEFPTQDAVLQLAGPAGALEVAVDFPAPDAAQLPVVAVVCHPLSTEGGSLHNKVVTMAARALRELGVPTVRFNFRGVGASEGSFDDGQGEQDDLAAVVEWVRVMRPRAALWLVGFSFGAYVSLKAAGALRPKVLISIAPPAGRWDFSEIHPPAHWLVIQGEADEIVDPQAVYGWLAEIGERAPHTLVRMPDTSHFFHRKLIDLRGALQHAVKGWLPAAGA from the coding sequence ATGTCCCTGCCCGAATTCCCCACCCAGGACGCCGTCCTGCAGCTGGCCGGCCCGGCCGGCGCGCTGGAGGTGGCCGTCGACTTCCCCGCGCCCGACGCGGCCCAGCTGCCGGTCGTGGCCGTGGTCTGCCATCCGCTGTCCACCGAGGGCGGCAGCCTGCACAACAAGGTCGTGACCATGGCCGCGCGCGCCCTGCGCGAGCTGGGCGTGCCGACGGTGCGCTTCAACTTCCGCGGCGTCGGCGCCTCGGAAGGCAGCTTCGACGACGGCCAGGGCGAGCAGGACGACCTGGCCGCGGTGGTCGAGTGGGTGCGGGTGATGCGCCCACGCGCGGCGCTGTGGCTGGTGGGCTTCAGCTTCGGCGCCTACGTTTCGCTGAAGGCCGCCGGCGCGCTGCGGCCCAAGGTGCTGATCTCCATCGCCCCGCCGGCCGGGCGCTGGGACTTCTCGGAGATCCATCCGCCGGCGCACTGGCTGGTGATCCAGGGCGAGGCCGATGAGATCGTCGACCCGCAGGCGGTGTACGGCTGGCTCGCCGAGATCGGCGAGCGCGCCCCGCACACGCTGGTGCGCATGCCCGACACCAGCCACTTCTTCCACCGCAAGCTGATCGACCTGCGCGGCGCCCTCCAGCACGCGGTCAAGGGCTGGCTGCCGGCGGCCGGCGCGTGA
- a CDS encoding phosphoethanolamine--lipid A transferase, translating into MQLSAPHARLRLPAWLGRRPLLSSDALVVLASLYFACFSNARFWSAAITSPRQQWPMALALLVLLVGLHVLLLGLLVTRRSARPLLTVIVLVTAAASHFMVKFGLYLDADMVRNVLATDRRESSELLTPSLLLPLLLALIPVTLLWRVQLVQRPLKVALLRRGALLGGAALACALAAMAAYQPLAALMRNQHDLRYLAAPGNWMISLARVTLAGPPGDKQPKQPIGLDAVQLPLRPAGAKPRLLVLVVGETARAQNWGLNGYARDTTPELRQAGVINFPNTSSCGTATEVSVPCMFSPWGRANYDEARIRSHQSLLHVLDHAGVGVVWRDNQAGCKGVCEGLPFQSVTESTDPAFCNGTRCFDGILLKDLDGALRLAKTKGGDRVLVLHMLGNHGPSYYDRYPPAFARFAPACQQADLGLCTREQIVNAYDNALTYTDHVLASAIAQLAARTDVDSALLYVSDHGESLGEKGLYLHGVPYAIAPREQTHVPMVMWFGDGFARDEGLDVQCLRQQADAPASHDNLFSSVLGLMDVKTSVYDRSRDLFAPCRSKVVASK; encoded by the coding sequence GTGCAGCTGAGCGCGCCACACGCCCGCCTGCGGCTGCCGGCCTGGCTCGGCCGCCGCCCGCTGCTGTCCAGCGATGCGCTGGTGGTGCTGGCCAGCCTGTACTTCGCCTGCTTCAGCAATGCGCGCTTCTGGTCGGCGGCGATCACCTCGCCCAGGCAGCAGTGGCCGATGGCGCTGGCGCTCCTGGTGCTGCTGGTCGGCCTGCACGTGCTGCTGCTGGGCCTGCTGGTGACCCGCCGCAGCGCGCGGCCGCTGCTGACGGTGATCGTGCTGGTCACCGCGGCGGCCTCGCACTTCATGGTGAAGTTCGGCCTGTACCTGGACGCGGACATGGTCCGCAACGTGCTGGCGACCGACCGGCGCGAATCCTCGGAACTGCTCACGCCTTCGCTGCTGCTGCCGCTGCTGCTGGCCCTGATTCCGGTGACGCTGCTGTGGCGCGTGCAGCTGGTCCAGCGCCCGCTGAAGGTCGCCCTGCTGCGCCGCGGCGCACTGCTGGGCGGCGCGGCGCTGGCGTGCGCACTGGCGGCCATGGCCGCCTACCAGCCGCTGGCGGCGCTGATGCGCAACCAGCACGACCTGCGCTACCTGGCCGCGCCCGGCAACTGGATGATCTCGCTGGCGCGCGTGACCCTGGCCGGCCCACCCGGCGACAAGCAGCCCAAGCAGCCCATCGGCCTGGACGCGGTGCAGCTGCCGCTGCGCCCGGCGGGCGCCAAGCCGCGCCTGCTGGTGCTGGTGGTCGGCGAGACCGCCCGCGCGCAGAACTGGGGACTGAACGGCTACGCGCGCGACACCACCCCGGAGCTGCGCCAGGCCGGGGTGATCAACTTCCCCAATACCAGCTCCTGCGGGACGGCCACCGAGGTCTCGGTGCCGTGCATGTTCTCGCCCTGGGGCCGGGCCAACTACGACGAGGCCAGGATCCGCAGCCACCAGTCGCTGCTGCACGTGCTGGACCACGCCGGCGTCGGCGTGGTGTGGCGCGACAACCAGGCCGGCTGCAAGGGCGTGTGCGAAGGCCTGCCGTTCCAGTCGGTGACCGAGTCGACCGATCCGGCGTTCTGCAACGGCACGCGCTGCTTCGACGGCATCCTGCTCAAGGACCTGGACGGCGCGCTCAGGCTGGCCAAGACCAAGGGCGGCGACCGCGTGCTGGTGCTGCACATGCTGGGCAACCACGGCCCGAGCTACTACGACCGCTATCCGCCAGCGTTCGCCCGCTTCGCCCCGGCCTGCCAGCAGGCCGACCTGGGCCTCTGCACGCGCGAGCAGATCGTCAACGCCTACGACAACGCGCTGACCTACACCGACCACGTGCTGGCCAGCGCCATCGCCCAGCTGGCCGCGCGCACCGATGTGGACAGCGCGCTGCTGTACGTCTCCGACCACGGCGAGTCGCTGGGCGAGAAGGGCCTGTACCTGCATGGCGTGCCCTACGCCATCGCCCCGCGCGAGCAGACCCACGTGCCGATGGTGATGTGGTTCGGCGACGGCTTCGCCCGCGACGAGGGGCTGGACGTGCAGTGCCTGCGCCAGCAGGCCGATGCGCCGGCCAGCCACGACAACCTGTTCTCGTCGGTGCTGGGGCTGATGGACGTCAAGACGTCGGTGTACGACCGGTCGCGGGATCTGTTTGCGCCGTGCAGGAGCAAGGTCGTGGCGAGCAAGTAA
- a CDS encoding ABC transporter ATP-binding protein — MALVIEGLSKTYPNGVQALKDLSLTIGNHMFGLLGPNGAGKSSLMRTIATLQDPDAGSITLDGIDVVREKDRVRRVLGYLPQEFGVYPKVSALDMLEHLAVLKGVTHKGERREMIEALLNQTNLWNARKKAIATYSGGMKQRFGIAQALLANPRLVIVDEPTAGLDPAERNRFLNLLAGIGRDVTVILSTHIVDDVRELCPRMAIIAGGQVLLEGAPNEAIGALDGQVWSKLVDSDAELRAIEADMTLISTHLVGGRHEVRVLAPQAPGEGFVPAGAGLEDVYFTRLAAGRA, encoded by the coding sequence ATGGCCCTCGTCATCGAAGGACTGTCCAAGACCTATCCCAACGGCGTGCAGGCTCTGAAAGACCTGTCGCTGACCATCGGCAACCACATGTTCGGGCTGCTGGGGCCCAACGGCGCGGGCAAGAGTTCGCTGATGCGCACCATCGCGACCCTGCAGGACCCGGACGCCGGCAGCATCACCCTGGACGGCATCGACGTGGTCCGCGAGAAGGACCGCGTGCGCCGCGTGCTGGGCTATCTGCCGCAGGAGTTCGGCGTCTATCCCAAGGTATCGGCGCTAGACATGCTCGAGCACCTGGCGGTGCTCAAGGGCGTGACCCACAAGGGCGAGCGGCGCGAGATGATCGAGGCGCTGCTCAACCAGACCAACCTGTGGAACGCGCGCAAGAAGGCCATCGCCACCTACTCCGGCGGCATGAAGCAGCGCTTCGGCATCGCCCAGGCGCTGCTGGCCAACCCGCGGCTGGTGATCGTGGACGAGCCCACCGCCGGCCTGGACCCGGCCGAGCGCAACCGCTTCCTCAACCTGCTGGCCGGCATCGGCCGCGACGTGACGGTGATCCTGTCCACCCACATCGTCGATGACGTGCGCGAGCTGTGCCCGCGCATGGCCATCATCGCCGGCGGCCAGGTGCTGCTGGAGGGCGCGCCCAACGAGGCCATCGGCGCGCTGGACGGGCAGGTGTGGTCCAAGCTGGTGGACAGTGATGCGGAACTGCGCGCCATCGAGGCCGACATGACGCTCATCAGCACCCATCTGGTCGGTGGCCGCCACGAGGTGCGCGTGCTGGCCCCGCAGGCGCCGGGCGAGGGCTTCGTGCCCGCCGGCGCCGGCCTGGAGGACGTCTACTTCACCCGGCTCGCCGCCGGGCGCGCCTGA
- a CDS encoding response regulator transcription factor has protein sequence MRLLVIEDNRNLVANLFDYFEPRGHALDAAPDGITGLHLATTQAFDAVLLDWMLPRMDGREVLRQLREEHASAVPVIMLTARDELPDKVDGFRAGADDYLTKPFAMQELEVRLEALLARAEGRNRRRLLQVADLTLDLATLEVQRAGRPLHLYPACRKLLEVLMQASPAAVARQRLEQALWGDEPPDGDMLRSHIYELRRSVDGPFETKLIHTLPRVGYRLHAQPAARDGA, from the coding sequence ATGCGGCTGCTGGTGATCGAAGACAATCGCAACCTGGTGGCCAACCTGTTCGACTATTTCGAACCGCGCGGCCATGCGCTGGATGCCGCGCCCGATGGCATCACCGGCCTGCACCTGGCCACCACCCAGGCCTTCGACGCCGTCCTGCTGGACTGGATGCTGCCGCGCATGGACGGGCGCGAGGTGCTGCGCCAGCTGCGCGAGGAGCACGCCAGCGCCGTACCGGTGATCATGCTGACCGCGCGCGACGAGCTGCCGGACAAGGTCGACGGCTTCCGCGCCGGCGCCGACGATTACCTGACCAAGCCCTTCGCCATGCAGGAGCTGGAGGTGCGCCTGGAGGCGCTGCTGGCCCGCGCCGAGGGCCGCAACCGGCGCCGCCTGCTGCAGGTCGCCGACCTGACCCTGGACCTGGCGACGCTGGAGGTGCAGCGCGCCGGCCGCCCGCTGCACCTGTACCCGGCCTGCCGCAAGCTGCTGGAGGTGCTGATGCAGGCCAGCCCCGCCGCGGTGGCGCGCCAGCGCCTGGAGCAGGCGCTGTGGGGCGACGAGCCGCCGGACGGCGACATGCTGCGCTCGCATATCTACGAACTGCGCCGCAGCGTGGACGGGCCGTTCGAGACCAAGCTGATCCACACCCTGCCGCGCGTGGGCTACCGCCTGCACGCCCAGCCCGCGGCGCGCGATGGCGCGTAG